A genomic segment from Aspergillus puulaauensis MK2 DNA, chromosome 1, nearly complete sequence encodes:
- the his3 gene encoding imidazoleglycerol-phosphate dehydratase HIS3 (COG:E;~EggNog:ENOG410PG7P;~InterPro:IPR020565,IPR038494,IPR020568,IPR000807;~PFAM:PF00475;~go_function: GO:0004424 - imidazoleglycerol-phosphate dehydratase activity [Evidence IEA];~go_process: GO:0000105 - histidine biosynthetic process [Evidence IEA]), which translates to MPLPARTATLSRDTNETKIQVSLSLDGGVLPPFEPSKHFPPPSDPQEAEAAKKGIVPFKDAAHATQFTATQQITISTGIGFLDHMLHALAKHSGWSLAIRAKGDLYIDDHHTTEDTFLALGSSFTAALGARQSIARFGRGDAPLDEALSWAVIDLSSRPWAVINIGFKREKIGDLSTEMITHGLQSFAQAAGVTLHVGCTYGDNDHHRAESAFKALAVAVRTACARRVEGEVGAGDIVSTKGVL; encoded by the exons ATGCCCCTCCCCGCCCGCACAGCTACGCTCTCTCGAGACACCAACGAGACCAAAATCCAggtctctctctctttaGACGGCGGCGTCCTACCTCCATTTGAGCCATCCAAGCACTTCCCACCACCCTCCGACCCCCaggaagccgaagccgcaAAGAAGGGCATCGTCCCGTTCAAGGATGCCGCACATGCCACCCAATTCACTGCCACGCAACAGATCACCATCAGCACGGGCATTGGGTTCCTAGACCACATGCTGCACGCACTTGCGAAACATTCGGGATGGAGTTTGGCTATCAGAGCTAAGGGGGATCTGTACA TTGACGACCACCACACAACGGAAGATaccttcctcgccctcggctCTTCGTTCACTGCCGCTCTCGGAGCCCGTCAGTCTATCGCACGGTTCGGCCGCGGTGATGCCCCTCTCGACGAAGCCCTCTCATGGGCCGTCATCGACCTGTCCAGCCGGCCGTGGGCTGTCATCAACATTGGTTTCAAGCGCGAGAAGATCGGCGACCTGAGCACGGAGATGATCACGCACGGTCTGCAGAGCTTTGCACAGGCCGCGGGCGTAACTCTCCACGTTGGCTGCACATACGGTGACAACGACCACCACCGGGCTGAGAGTGCGTTCAAGGCGCTGGCCGTTGCTGTCCGGACAGCTTGTGCCCGGAGAGTAGAGGGAGAGGTCGGTGCGGGAGACATCGTTAGCACAAAGGGTGTGCtatga
- a CDS encoding uncharacterized protein (COG:S;~EggNog:ENOG410PXS5;~InterPro:IPR038882;~TransMembrane:1 (o25-45i)) — translation MPPPSSQKADIEPPDEITSEAVRGFLAGAFRFGSVSILAHMIMILPHPFKFAPSSTAGPPQHMQEQAQPRPSRFSKEFIQSRLFYRPLEGFSEWLSPTARIYRGLTPQFKVFLQIAAMTLGGCVWAEHRVNGYIKTLRKVKRAERLQAQREARYLE, via the exons ATGCCTCCACCGTCTTCGCAGAAGGCGGATATTGAGCCGCCAGATGAGATCACATCTGAGGCAGTTCGTGGGTTTTTGGCCGGTGCTTTTCGG TTTGGCTCCGTCTCTATCCTCGCCCATATGATCATGATTCTCCCTCACCCTTTCAAGTTTGCGCCCTCTTCCACAGCAGGTCCTCCACAGCACATGCAGGAACAAGCCCAACCACGGCCGTCGCGTTTTTCAAAAGAATTCATTCAATCAAGACTGTTTTATCGCCCTCTGGAAGGCTTTTCCGAGTGGCTCTCCCCCACAGCCCGGATCTACAGGGGTTTGACACCACAATTCAAGGTTTTCCTTCAAATCGCGGCAATGACCCTGGGCGGATGTGTCTGGGCTGAACACAGGGTTAATGGCTATATTAAAACGCTTCGGAAGGTGAAACGCGCAGAGCGGCTGCAAGCGCAACGAGAGGCCCGGTATTTGGAATAA
- a CDS encoding uncharacterized protein (COG:S;~EggNog:ENOG410PJT0;~InterPro:IPR001849,IPR032675) encodes MTQGLGKRERRKSLGAFGPLSTTSNPGPIPLDHSTTHDPNVLKKKQRRNSGFFGARNPSPVEAPTGHRGPGTATPVRVASSPALDATPRGRQRPLQKRRNSVFGSLRSLHSLEDDDPARYSVDGDDGHGVGSILLHHGEVQITGGVWRKKSQYLVLTDTHLVRFKSLNKALEMFPSIPPSMARASANRQSIASISSLQDPQLGAMGDASTGIPLSSIVAVYMLDDGKPSSSVEVAYMDERTQKTTFIQMQTPDLQELNLWMVGIRSAAEMTRSTAPMPFDPRALDCVVRMLEHERDYDPENFRMFRVIQMASSKSPTRASSDELTKLSPTGCYLALGLHKLHLVALHKFSTRSSTTSLTDLDTATSFGLMNLSCLSMEWGDDSLHLTFRVPLQKPCSIFLASVHSLEIAFWIRQQTEFLRPLWLKQPYDFIVPRDLNNENNFPPVCLDEDYGCFDRTLVAYCASYDIDTSNIRYTIDTQCDDAPCFKLLRPASPLQSKYTALELIALMRTLRYNESFRSVSFNGVSLDAIQSLRDIYGNDKDALLTRADAQIHVPGQENLSVLSQEIRALSVKSKWLRRFDFSYTLSRTPKSDSDSHDPGCGIPEAIFPICRRELTNVDWVILNGIKLGDSDLDYLVDAASQRGSHFRALEVGNCGLSVHDIDLLLSTTVAQVSSLEALNISGVQGRIKPDMLQQYLGYFSQLKKLDLSRISRTSGPEPLITAQNLFNWRLEELCLSQTPVNRETVDAIATYLASDRSECLQVIRLDQCGLTGQDVAIFMHSLAVVAHGRDVHLHVNDNRLDLGISYLCDAIAQNKTPSHLSMRMVDFKKEKQFQDLAEALRKNHTLRYLDISKASLPYDAGPETCKSLQLMFEENDTLEDLDISGDSAPLDMARFGIGLNLALTGLKKNNSLKVLRIEHQKLGLQGANTLASVLENNTSLHEVHCENNDINLQSFTVLVNGLQKNRSLISLSCMDRDRARSLDKVRREIANVKRELSASQHPTTSSLRRSLHAAINVKNISVSSKLAKHSHSYGHIRATASSLSAVDSRPPMDDQVEAILQSLSSKWDAEVSRLRRYLFRNFNLVNGISDDEIGIAGDDAASDGRPATAASLGTMLEQLKLDVALTTNEIQSTTSQTPSQASGADKSPHLEIFQSLDTENNLDDELQKSPYLSPYSGHASQALPSDYAASIASARSALPVPMMPSVVSKSSSIRSARTSSSVSTSTGTGVSARSAYGTASSTLRGFLSSRERKKMDTMKSGTVCVSGDRPPTLDWSPPHFDLSDFR; translated from the coding sequence ATGACGCAAGGTTTGGGAAAGAGAGAGCGAAGGAAGAGTCTGGGTGCGTTTGGCCCGCTGTCAACGACTTCCAATCCTGGTCCGATCCCACTCGATCATTCTACAACTCACGATCCAAATgtcctgaagaagaagcagcggcGTAATTCGGGATTCTTTGGAGCCCGGAACCCCAGTCCAGTCGAAGCTCCCACCGGCCACCGCGGCCCTGGAACCGCAACCCCAGTCAGGGTGGCCTCATCGCCCGCCCTCGACGCTACCCCCCGGGGCCGTCAAAGACCACTTCAAAAGCGACGGAATTCAGTTTTCGGCTCGCTTCGGTCGCTCCATTCACTAGAGGATGATGACCCGGCTCGGTATTCTGTGGACGgtgatgatggccatgggGTTGGATCGATTCTTTTACACCATGGCGAGGTTCAGATAACTGGAGGGgtgtggaggaagaagagccagtACCTTGTTCTAACCGATACACATCTCGTTCGGTTCAAAAGTCTGAACAAAGCGCTAGAAATGTTCCCCTCCATCCCTCCGTCAATGGCTCGAGCATCCGCCAACCGACAATCAATCGCCTCTATCAGCTCCCTACAAGATCCGCAGCTCGGCGCCATGGGTGATGCGTCCACAGGCATTCCGCTGAGCAGCATTGTTGCAGTCTACATGCTTGATGATGGAAAGCCGTCGTCTTCGGTAGAAGTGGCATATATGGACGAACGAACCCAAAAGACCACTTTTATCCAAATGCAGACCCCGGACCTTCAGGAACTTAACCTCTGGATGGTGGGAATTCGATCAGCTGCTGAAATGACTCGCAGCACGGCCCCTATGCCCTTTGACCCCAGGGCATTGGACTGCGTTGTCAGGATGCTAGAGCACGAACGCGATTATGATCCTGAGAACTTTCGTATGTTTCGAGTCATTCAGATGGCATCCAGCAAGTCCCCGACGCGGGCGTCGTCGGACGAGCTCACCAAACTGTCACCCACTGGATGCTATCTTGCCCTCGGATTGCACAAGCTCCATTTGGTCGCACTGCACAAGTTTTCTACGCGCAGCTCTACGACGTCTCTAACCGACCTGGACACCGCAACATCTTTTGGCCTCATGAATTTGAGCTGCTTGTCGATGGAGTGGGGTGACGATAGTCTGCACTTGACTTTTCGGGTTCCCCTCCAAAAGCCATGCTCAATATTCTTAGCATCTGTCCACTCGCTTGAAATCGCATTTTGGATCAGGCAACAGACCGAATTTTTGCGCCCACTCTGGCTCAAACAGCCCTATGATTTTATTGTACCCCGTGATCTCAATAACGAGAACAACTTCCCCCCAGTCTGCCTTGACGAGGATTATGGTTGCTTCGATCGAACTTTGGTCGCCTACTGCGCTAGTTATGACATTGATACCTCCAACATTCGATATACTATCGATACACAATGCGACGATGCGCCGTGCTTCAAATTATTACGGCCAGCTTCACCTCTTCAAAGTAAATATACCGCCTTGGAGCTTATCGCGCTCATGCGAACATTGAGATATAATGAGTCATTTCGGTCGGTTTCTTTCAATGGGGTCAGCCTGGATGCAATTCAAAGCCTGCGGGATATTTATGGGAATGATAAAGACGCGCTGTTGACCCGTGCGGATGCTCAAATTCACGTTCCAGGACAGGAGAACTTGTCTGTCCTGTCACAGGAAATTCGGGCACTGAGCGTGAAAAGCAAGTGGCTCCGCCGTTTTGACTTTTCATATACTCTCAGCAGAACACCCAAGTCTGACAGTGATAGTCATGACCCAGGCTGTGGGATTCCCGAGGCCATTTTCCCTATTTGTCGGCGAGAACTCACCAATGTTGATTGGGTCATTCTGAATGGTATAAAACTTGGCGATTCCGATCTTGACTACCTCGTCGATGCGGCTTCCCAGCGAGGAAGTCATTTCCGAGCGCTAGAGGTGGGAAATTGCGGTCTATCTGTCCATGAtattgatcttcttctttccactACTGTCGCTCAGGTCTCGAGCCTCGAAGCATTGAATATCTCTGGTGTACAAGGTCGCATAAAACCCGATATGCTACAGCAGTACCTTGGTTATTTCAGCCAGCTCAAGAAGCTTGACTTATCGCGCATCTCAAGGACCTCGGGTCCTGAGCCGCTTATCACAGCTCAAAATTTGTTCAATTGGCGGCTCGAAGAGCTCTGCCTTAGCCAAACCCCTGTCAACAGAGAGACCGTTGATGCCATCGCCACCTACCTTGCGAGTGATCGTTCCGAATGCCTACAGGTTATCCGACTCGATCAATGCGGACTCACTGGGCAGGATGTAGCCATTTTCATGCACTCATTGGCGGTAGTCGCGCATGGCCGTGATGTCCATCTCCACGTTAATGACAACCGGCTAGATCTTGGCATTTCTTACCTTTGCGATGCCATTGCTCAGAATAAAACCCCGTCTCATTTATCGATGAGGATGGTTGATTTCAAGAAAGAGAAGCAATTTCAGGATTTGGCGGAGGCTCTACGCAAGAATCACACTCTGAGATATCTTGATATCTCGAAAGCATCTCTTCCGTACGATGCCGGGCCAGAGACATGCAAGTCGCTGCAGCTGATGTTTGAAGAGAACGACACCCTGGAGGACCTGGATATTAGTGGTGATAGCGCTCCCCTGGATATGGCAAGGTTCGGGATTGGCCTCAACCTGGCTTTGACTGGTTTGAAAAAGAACAACTCGTTGAAGGTGCTGAGGATCGAACACCAGAAACTCGGACTACAAGGCGCAAACACCCTAGCTTCCGTGTTGGAAAACAATACCAGCCTACATGAGGTTCATTGTGAAAATAAtgacatcaacctccagtCATTCACGGTTCTGGTTAACGGACTTCAAAAAAATCGGTCTTTGATAAGCCTATCATGTATGGACCGCGATAGAGCCAGGTCACTCGACAAAGTACGCCGAGAGATTGCAAATGTGAAAAGGGAATTGAGTGCCTCTCAGCACCCGACGACGAGTTCTCTACGTCGATCATTGCACGCTGCGATCAATGTCAAGAATATTTCTGTCAGTAGTAAACTGGCCAAGCACTCGCATTCTTATGGTCATATCCGTGCTACTGCAAGCTCACTTTCGGCTGTTGACTCTAGGCCACCCATGGACGACCAAGTGGAAGCTATCCTCCAGTCGTTGAGTTCAAAATGGGACGCAGAAGTCTCTCGTCTGCGCCGATACCTCTTCAGAAACTTCAACCTAGTTAACGGTATAAGCGATGATGAAATTGGTAtcgctggcgatgatgccgCTAGTGATGGACGCCCTGCAACTGCTGCAAGTCTTGGGACCATGCTGGAACAACTCAAGCTTGATGTGGCACTAACTACAAATGAAATCCAATCGACCACGTCGCAGACACCGTCACAGGCCAGCGGGGCGGATAAGAGCCCACATCTGGAGATATTCCAAAGCCTTGATACAGAGAATAACCTGGATGACGAGCTACAGAAATCACCATATCTATCGCCCTATTCAGGTCACGCTTCTCAAGCTCTGCCGTCAGACTATGCTGCTTCAATTGCGTCGGCCCGCTCTGCTCTTCCAGTTCCGATGATGCCATCCGTTGTGAGCAAGTCTAGCAGTATCCGCAGCGCTCGTACCTCGAGCAGTGTTTCCACGAGTACCGGCACAGGCGTAAGCGCAAGGAGCGCATATGGAACCGCGTCCTCAACGCTGAGAGGCTTCCTCTCATCGAGAGaacggaagaagatggatacGATGAAATCTGGAACTGTGTGTGTATCTGGAGATAGACCACCAACTTTAGATTGGTCCCCGCCTCACTTTGATCTAAGTGACTTCCGCTAG